In one window of Nicotiana tabacum cultivar K326 chromosome 12, ASM71507v2, whole genome shotgun sequence DNA:
- the LOC142167310 gene encoding uncharacterized protein LOC142167310 translates to MRARTDPSFCEYLLRIGNGTERTNCEDKIEIPDSFVIPFTTEEESLDALFSVTYPDLRAFSPDSSMITSRVILTTKNDFVNEINNMLITKFPQRSKTFVAVDETIDPNDQSQFEDFLHSLDPPGLPPYKLTLKKNCPVILLRNLNPCEGLCNGTWLTCCDFRTHVISAKIKSGDFKNIHVFIPRIPLLTSQDEKIPVQFKRTQFPLRLCFAMTINKAQGQTLDFVGIYLREPIFSHGQLYVALSRAKSSNCVKILIRPSTAGSTDDHSTYNVVYDEIIQKAFS, encoded by the coding sequence ATGCGCGCAAGAACAGATCCTTCTTTTTGTGAATATTTACTCCGAATTGGAAATGGAACAGAAAGAACTAACTGTGAAGACAAAATAGAGATTCCTGATTCTTTTGTTATTCCTTTTACGACCGAAGAAGAATCCTTAGATGCATTGTTTAGTGTAACTTATCCTGATTTGCGCGCATTTTCTCCTGATTCATCTATGATAACCTCTCGTGTTATTTTAACAACGaagaatgactttgtaaatgAAATAAATAATATGTTGATCACTAAATTTCCACAAAGGTCTAAAACATTTGTTGCAGTAGATGAAACTATTGACCCGAACGATCAAAGCCAGTTTGAAGATTTTCTACATAGTTTAGATCCTCCTGGTTTACCGCCTTATAAGTTAACTTTAAAGAAAAATTGTCCTGTTATATTATTACGAAATCTAAATCCTTGCGAAGGTTTATGCAACGGTACATGGTTAACATGCTGTGACTTTAGAACACATGTCATAAGTGCTAAAATTAAAAGTGGtgatttcaaaaatatacatGTATTTATTCCGAGAATACCATTGTTAACATCACAAGATGAAAAAATACCTGTTCAATTTAAGAGAACACAATTTCCCCTAAGATTGTGCTTTGCTATGACCATAAACAAAGCTCAAGGTCAAACATTAGATTTTGTTGGAATTTACTTACGTGAACCTATTTTTTCTCATGGTCAGCTTTATGTTGCTTTATCAAGAGCGAAAAGTTCAAACTGTGTTAAAATACTGATTCGACCATCTACAGCGGGCAGTACTGATGATCATTCAACATATAATGTGGTTTATGACGAAATTATTCAGAAAGCTTTCTCGTAG
- the LOC107802781 gene encoding uncharacterized protein LOC107802781 isoform X1: MTPTVYHLQLHLEGHQFISFKSSETVNRILNNPMIRKTMLTEFFAMNRTNEHAIAMQLLYKEFPEHFVWSPGYRTWTRRQKRNVIGRVVTCHPTEGERYYLRLLLMNVRGPKSYKDLRTVSEVPCSTFRESAEKRKLLYCSNSLIECMLEAVSYQMPYSLRRLFATLLVYCNPADPKKLWEMFEDSMSEDFKHLSDFEEKGVRHKVLSHINDILHSMGHDINEYKLIPKNIRASETAKDAKDIHFERNIIVSEQDLLLPKRLNVQQLRSYNTIIDRVFSGKQGTFFVDGPGGTGKTFLYRALLATIRSQGFIALATATSGVAASILPGGRTAHSRFKMPIDIDDNFRCNISKQSLLVCLIRDVKLIVWDEASMAKKNIIEALDTLLRDIMDVDTMFGGKVVVFGGDFRQTLPVVRNGKKKRFYL, encoded by the coding sequence ATGACTCCGACTGTTTATCATCTTCAATTACATTTAGAAGGGCACcaatttatttcttttaaaagtAGTGAAACTGTGAATAGAATTTTAAATAATCCGATGATTAGAAAAACAATGTTGACTGAATTTTTTGCTATGAATAGAACTAATGAACATGCTATAGCTATGCAATTATTGTATAAGGAATTTCCAGAACATTTTGTATGGTCTCCAGGATATAGAACGTGGACACGTCGGCAAAAACGTAACGTAATTGGACGTGTTGTAACATGTCATCCAACAGAAGGAGAGAGGTATTATCTCAGGTTATTATTGATGAACGTGAGAGGGCCTAAATCATATAAAGATCTTCGCACTGTTAGCGAGGTACCCTGTAGTACATTTAGAGAATCAgcagaaaaaagaaaattattaTACTGTAGCAATAGTCTAATTGAATGTATGTTAGAGGCTGTTAGCTATCAAATGCCATATAGCTTGAGACGCTTATTTGCTACACTGTTAGTATATTGCAATCCTGCTGATCCAAAAAAATTATGGGAAATGTTTGAAGATTCAATGTCCGAAGACTTCAAACATTTatctgattttgaagaaaaaggtGTTCGGCATAAGGTTTTAAGCCATATCAATGATATCTTGCACTCTATGGGACACGACATAAATGAGTATAAGCTTATTCCAAAGAATATTAGAGCTTCCGAAACTGCAAAGGATGCAAAGGATattcattttgaaagaaatataattgTTAGTGAACAAGACTTACTTTTACCGAAGAGATTGAATGTTCAACAATTACGCTCATATAATACAATAATTGATAGAGTATTTTCTGGAAAACAAGGAACATTCTTCGTCGATGGTCCTGGAGGAACAGGTAAAACTTTTTTATACCGTGCATTATTAGCAACAATCCGGTCTCAAGGATTTATAGCTTTAGCAACTGCAACTTCTGGTGTGGCAGCTTCTATCCTTCCAGGAGGACGGACTGCTCACTCACGGTTCAAAATGCCTATTGATATAGATGATAATTTTCGTTGCAACATTAGTAAACAGAGTTTGCTGGTATGTCTAATTAGAGATGTGAAATTAATTGTATGGGATGAGGCATCAATGGCAAAAAAGAATATAATTGAAGCTCTTGATACACTTCTAAGAGATATTATGGATGTCGATACAATGTTTGGTGGTAAAGTTGTCGTATTTGGAGGTGACTTTAGACAAACTCTACCAGTTGTtcgaaatggaaaaaaaaaaagattttatttatGA
- the LOC142167312 gene encoding uncharacterized protein LOC142167312: MDVLQGLIDFLKLGETEASKIGKKTFIPVTFMGGPRDMRRRYMDAIALVQRFGKPDIFLTMTCNPSWPEIKQHLLSTDETQNKPDLVSRVFRGKVKELKADILKKKIFGKVAAFMYTIEFQKRGLPHAYFLIILTGEYKLLAPESYDKFVCAELPDCNTEEHLYSRVLQHMMHGPCGDLNPTNSCMGKRGLCKFNYPKDFAEQTSKGKNSYPIYRRRSTGKLVHIREQYLDNSWVVPYNPYLLCKFDCHMNIEVCSDIKVVKYIYKYICKGHDKIAFCIHNNEEIDEIKEYRSARWVTPPEAAWRLFGFCY, from the coding sequence ATGGATGTGCTACAAGGACTTATTGATTTTTTAAAACTTGGTGAAACAGAAGCTTCCAAGATTGGCAAGAAAACATTCATCCCTGTTACTTTCATGGGAGGGCCAAGAGATATGCGTCGACGGTATATGGATGCTATTGCATTAGTGCAACGATTTGGAAAACCTGATATTTTTTTAACTATGACATGTAATCCATCTTGGCCAGAAATAAAACAACACTTGTTATCAACAGATGAAACTCAAAATAAACCTGATTTAGTATCACGAGTATTCAGAGGAAAAGTAAAAGAATTAAAAGCAGatatcttgaaaaaaaaaatctttggaAAAGTTGCCGCTTTTATGTATACTATAGAATTTCAAAAACGTGGTCTTCCACATGCTTATTTTCTTATCATACTTACTGGTGAGTACAAATTGTTAGCACCTGAATCTTATGATAAGTTTGTTTGTGCGGAGTTGCCTGATTGTAATACTGAAGAGCACCTTTATTCACGTGTGCTTCAACATATGATGCACGGACCGTGTGGTGATTTAAATCCTACAAATTCATGTATGGGAAAAAGAGGGCTTTGTAAATTTAATTATCCAAAAGATTTTGCTGAGCAAACatcaaaaggaaaaaattcaTATCCAATTTATAGAAGACGAAGCACAGGTAAACTAGTACATATAAGGGAACAATATTTGGACAATTCATGGGTTGTCCCGTACAATCCTTACTTACTTTGTAAGTTTGATTGTCATATGAATATTGAAGTATGTTCTGATATTAAAGttgtaaaatatatttacaaatacaTTTGCAAGGGACATGATAAAATTGCTTTCTGTATACATAACaatgaagaaatagatgaaataAAAGAATATCGATCTGCTAGATGGGTAACACCCCCAGAAGCGGCATGGCGTTTATTTGGTTTTTGCTATTAG